A window of Tautonia plasticadhaerens contains these coding sequences:
- a CDS encoding DUF1571 domain-containing protein, producing MLDTSDRSHRTLVPTGWTRVVLLCLAPVALAMAARWMVSAPLDAAGAPSPSRSASGAEVGASPRPLRGASVSWPEGRLEGRAAKRALHRALLGLVGRLEAIPGYEAVVRRRERIGGRWLPEQTLRLKVRHAPASVYLRDIGVEEGCEIIHVEGQRGGRLVSHPGGGLIGLLVPPVELSPTSPLAMTQSRFPITEAGVLPLARLLLAEARRDLDAPGASVVLDRVEGDDGRPRLRSVRRLDARDDGRPFARIEVQYDPETLIPLSFRFHDWPESPGEEPPLAGRYAIESFDPGAVPGDLDFDPTNPEYGFL from the coding sequence ATGCTCGACACGTCCGACAGGTCCCACCGAACCCTGGTCCCGACGGGCTGGACGAGGGTCGTCCTGCTCTGCCTGGCGCCGGTCGCCCTGGCGATGGCGGCCCGTTGGATGGTCTCGGCGCCGCTGGACGCCGCCGGGGCCCCGTCGCCGTCGAGGTCGGCCTCCGGCGCGGAGGTCGGGGCATCCCCGAGGCCCCTGCGGGGGGCGTCGGTCTCCTGGCCCGAGGGCCGGCTCGAGGGCCGGGCGGCCAAGCGGGCCCTGCACCGGGCCCTGCTCGGGCTGGTGGGCCGGCTGGAGGCGATCCCCGGCTACGAGGCGGTCGTCCGCCGTCGGGAGCGAATCGGCGGCCGATGGCTGCCCGAGCAGACCCTCCGGCTGAAGGTCCGGCACGCCCCGGCGTCGGTCTACCTGAGGGACATCGGCGTCGAGGAGGGCTGCGAGATCATCCACGTCGAGGGCCAGCGGGGAGGGCGCCTCGTCTCCCACCCCGGCGGCGGGCTGATCGGCCTGCTCGTCCCCCCGGTGGAGCTGAGCCCGACCTCCCCGCTGGCGATGACCCAGAGCCGGTTCCCGATCACCGAGGCCGGCGTCCTCCCCCTCGCCCGCCTCCTGCTGGCCGAGGCCCGGCGCGACCTCGACGCCCCGGGGGCGTCGGTGGTGCTCGACCGGGTCGAGGGGGACGATGGCCGGCCCCGGCTCCGGTCCGTCCGACGCCTCGACGCCCGGGACGACGGCCGCCCCTTCGCCCGGATCGAGGTGCAGTACGACCCCGAGACCCTCATCCCCCTCTCCTTCCGCTTCCACGACTGGCCCGAGTCCCCCGGCGAGGAGCCTCCCCTGGCCGGCCGATACGCCATCGAGTCGTTCGACCCCGGCGCCGTCCCCGGCGACCTCGACTTCGACCCCACCAACCCCGAGTACGGCTTCCTCTGA
- a CDS encoding M1 family metallopeptidase, with product MRSPTPTRRPLAPAAALPLLGLLLICPGAAVGQIKNEKYAQEDKFRQLEEILPTPNEARTASGAPGRGYWQQRADHVIDVELDDEGRRIVGRETITYTNASPDPLGYLWLQLDPNHFRPDSDAVTTATAPPLGDRVSFGALERLLARRSFDGGVTIRSVEASSGEPIDYTINKTMMRVDLPNPLRTGEQFVFNVAWDYAINDSDLVGGRTGFEFFEEDGNCIYEIAQWFPRMASYTDVNGWQHKQFLGAGEFTLEFGDYLVRITVPDDHVVSATGVLVNPEDVLKPEWVDRLEEAKTAEDPVFIVTPEEAKQNEKSRPSGKKTWIFRAENVRDFAFASSRKFIWDAQGHDVGDNRVMAMSFYPNEGEPLWSKYSTAAIIHTLDVYSRYTFEYPYPVAQSINGPVGGMEYPMICFNGPRPEEDGTYSERTKYGLISVIIHEVGHNYFPMIVNSDERQWTWMDEGINTFLQVLAEAEWEEDYPSRRGEPQDIVSYMRSTQQVPIMTNSETILQFGANAYAKPATALNILRESILGRELFDYAFKEYARRWKFKRPMPADLFRTLEDASGTDLDWFWRGWFYTTDHVDVAIDDVKLFTIDAADPEVKKALDREERDEEPTTLSRARNKDLPKFVDRKPELKDFYNEYDELDVTESDREAFERFLKNLSDEEKELLATRAYFYVVDLVNVGGLVMPVILELGFEDGTTEEVRIPAEIWRQDAEKVSKLLLTEKEVASITLDPHLETADIDLENNHWPPRAVPTRFELYKSEGRGGGNPMRAAREVEEEKEDGDDKTDKDAEEPEGGEDPGRD from the coding sequence ATGCGCAGCCCGACCCCGACCCGCCGGCCGCTCGCCCCGGCGGCCGCGCTCCCCCTGCTCGGACTCCTGCTGATCTGCCCGGGCGCCGCCGTCGGGCAGATCAAGAACGAGAAGTACGCCCAGGAGGACAAGTTCCGCCAGCTCGAGGAGATCCTCCCCACCCCCAACGAGGCCCGGACCGCCTCCGGGGCCCCCGGCCGGGGCTACTGGCAGCAGCGGGCCGACCACGTCATCGACGTGGAGCTGGACGACGAGGGGCGGCGGATCGTCGGCCGGGAGACGATCACCTACACCAACGCCTCCCCCGACCCGCTGGGCTACCTCTGGCTGCAGCTCGACCCGAACCACTTCCGTCCCGACTCCGACGCGGTGACCACCGCGACCGCCCCCCCCCTCGGCGACCGCGTCTCCTTCGGCGCCCTGGAACGCCTGCTCGCCCGCCGGAGCTTCGACGGCGGCGTGACCATCCGCTCGGTCGAGGCCTCCTCCGGCGAGCCGATCGACTACACGATCAACAAGACGATGATGCGGGTCGACCTGCCCAACCCGCTGCGGACCGGCGAGCAGTTCGTCTTCAACGTCGCCTGGGACTACGCCATCAACGACTCCGACCTCGTCGGCGGCCGGACCGGCTTCGAGTTCTTCGAGGAGGACGGCAACTGCATCTACGAGATCGCCCAGTGGTTCCCCCGGATGGCCTCCTACACCGACGTCAACGGCTGGCAGCACAAGCAGTTCCTCGGCGCCGGCGAGTTCACCCTGGAGTTCGGCGACTACCTCGTCCGGATCACCGTCCCGGACGACCACGTCGTCTCCGCCACCGGGGTGCTGGTGAACCCCGAGGACGTGCTCAAGCCCGAATGGGTGGATCGCCTGGAGGAGGCGAAGACCGCCGAGGACCCCGTCTTCATCGTCACCCCCGAGGAGGCGAAGCAGAACGAGAAGTCCAGGCCCTCCGGCAAGAAGACCTGGATCTTCCGGGCCGAAAACGTCCGGGACTTCGCCTTCGCCTCCTCCCGCAAGTTCATCTGGGACGCCCAGGGGCACGACGTGGGCGACAACCGAGTCATGGCCATGTCCTTCTACCCGAACGAGGGCGAGCCGCTCTGGAGCAAGTACTCGACCGCGGCGATCATCCACACCCTGGACGTCTACTCGCGCTACACGTTCGAGTACCCGTACCCGGTGGCCCAGTCGATCAACGGGCCGGTCGGCGGGATGGAATACCCGATGATCTGCTTCAACGGCCCGAGGCCGGAGGAGGACGGCACCTACTCCGAGCGGACGAAGTACGGCCTGATCTCGGTGATCATCCACGAGGTCGGCCACAACTACTTCCCGATGATCGTCAACAGCGACGAGCGCCAGTGGACCTGGATGGACGAGGGGATCAACACCTTCCTCCAGGTCCTCGCCGAGGCGGAGTGGGAGGAGGACTACCCCTCCCGCCGGGGGGAGCCCCAGGACATCGTCTCCTACATGAGGAGCACCCAGCAGGTGCCGATCATGACCAACAGCGAGACGATCCTCCAGTTCGGCGCCAACGCCTACGCCAAGCCGGCCACCGCGCTGAACATCCTCCGCGAGAGCATCCTCGGCCGGGAGCTGTTCGACTACGCCTTCAAGGAGTACGCCCGGCGCTGGAAGTTCAAGCGGCCGATGCCCGCCGACCTCTTCCGGACCCTGGAGGACGCCTCCGGCACCGACCTCGACTGGTTCTGGAGGGGCTGGTTCTACACGACGGATCATGTTGACGTCGCGATCGATGACGTGAAGCTCTTCACGATCGACGCCGCCGACCCCGAGGTCAAGAAGGCCCTCGATCGCGAGGAGCGGGACGAGGAGCCGACCACCCTCTCCCGGGCCCGCAACAAGGACCTGCCCAAGTTCGTCGACCGGAAGCCCGAGCTGAAGGACTTCTACAACGAGTACGACGAGCTCGACGTGACCGAGTCCGACCGGGAGGCCTTCGAGCGGTTCCTCAAGAACCTCTCCGACGAGGAGAAGGAGCTGCTCGCCACCAGGGCCTACTTCTACGTCGTCGACCTCGTCAACGTCGGCGGCCTGGTGATGCCGGTCATCCTCGAACTCGGATTCGAGGACGGCACCACCGAGGAGGTCCGCATCCCGGCCGAGATCTGGCGGCAGGACGCCGAGAAGGTCTCCAAGCTGCTGCTCACCGAGAAGGAGGTCGCCTCGATCACCCTCGACCCGCACCTGGAGACCGCCGACATCGACCTGGAGAACAACCACTGGCCCCCCCGGGCCGTCCCCACCCGCTTCGAGCTCTACAAGTCCGAGGGCCGCGGCGGCGGCAACCCCATGCGGGCCGCCCGGGAGGTCGAGGAGGAGAAGGAGGACGGGGACGACAAGACGGACAAGGACGCCGAAGAGCCGGAGGGCGGCGAGGATCCCGGCCGGGATTGA
- a CDS encoding ligand-gated ion channel, with product MGPLAMVVLSLMLPAPAPGADADASGPPSAGGAPVAVEVGFYALDFARVTAREESFDLTGYLELSWHDPRLALPEGDRPASGPGAWRRVDPSRIWTPRVFFENALEPPREHGAPVVEADADGRVTSWSVVSGKFSSPMDLRPFPFDRQRLRVRVGSFEDESVVRFAVKPELVIVEPDAFVTDWAIGEPSARIDSHQYVPGQPSYPRFEYAVAVGRRSTFYVWRIMVPLTLLVAVSWSAFWFEPTGLQPQISTCTAALISLVAFNFAIDFALPKVAYLTLIDRHALIGFAFVASAAAAVTMIHVAVTNGRLPLARSIQRVARWAFPPAYLMSTALNLASAPVLSG from the coding sequence ATGGGTCCGTTGGCGATGGTCGTCCTGTCCCTGATGCTCCCGGCCCCGGCCCCCGGAGCGGACGCCGATGCCTCGGGGCCGCCGTCGGCGGGCGGGGCGCCCGTCGCGGTGGAGGTCGGCTTCTACGCCCTGGACTTCGCCCGGGTCACGGCCCGGGAGGAGTCGTTCGACCTGACCGGCTACCTGGAGCTGAGCTGGCACGACCCCCGGCTCGCCCTGCCCGAGGGGGACCGACCGGCTTCGGGCCCGGGGGCGTGGCGCCGGGTCGACCCGTCCCGGATCTGGACCCCTCGCGTCTTCTTCGAGAACGCCCTGGAGCCCCCCCGCGAGCATGGCGCCCCGGTGGTCGAGGCCGACGCCGACGGCCGGGTGACGAGCTGGTCGGTGGTCAGCGGCAAGTTCTCCTCGCCGATGGACCTCCGCCCCTTCCCCTTCGACCGCCAGCGGCTCCGGGTCCGCGTCGGCAGCTTCGAGGACGAGTCTGTCGTCCGGTTCGCCGTCAAGCCGGAGCTGGTGATCGTCGAGCCCGACGCCTTCGTCACCGACTGGGCGATCGGCGAGCCGTCGGCCCGGATCGACTCGCATCAATACGTGCCGGGCCAGCCGTCCTACCCGAGGTTCGAGTACGCGGTGGCGGTCGGGCGGCGGTCGACCTTCTACGTCTGGCGGATCATGGTGCCGCTGACCCTGCTGGTCGCCGTCTCCTGGTCGGCCTTCTGGTTCGAGCCGACGGGGCTCCAGCCCCAGATCAGCACCTGCACCGCCGCCCTGATCTCGCTGGTGGCCTTCAACTTCGCCATCGACTTCGCCCTGCCGAAGGTCGCCTACCTGACGCTCATCGACCGTCACGCCCTGATCGGCTTCGCCTTCGTCGCCTCGGCCGCCGCCGCCGTCACGATGATCCACGTCGCCGTGACCAACGGCCGCCTGCCGCTGGCCCGGTCCATCCAGCGGGTCGCCCGGTGGGCCTTCCCGCCGGCCTACCTAATGTCCACCGCGCTGAACCTCGCCTCGGCCCCCGTCCTCTCGGGCTGA
- a CDS encoding cyclase family protein produces the protein MRPRISAIAAVSCVAAAGLFSISGMTRQGDALDRAEALAALLRSRAIDLTHTFDERTIYWPKDEHFHHDRTRWGEQDGGGWYASATYGGSEHGGTHLDSPIHFAEGRATTDQIPVRSLIGPAVVVDVAGACDEDRDYELRVEDLTSWEADHGPIPDGAIVLVRTGFGAFWPDKKRYLGTDTPGDVDNLHFPGIGPEAARWLVAERAISGIGLDTASLDHGPSTDFDAHRILNGAGLFGLENVANLDQLPEAGAVVIALPMKIGGGSGGPTRIVAILPER, from the coding sequence ATGCGTCCTCGAATCTCGGCGATCGCGGCCGTCTCCTGCGTGGCCGCCGCGGGCCTGTTCTCGATCTCGGGGATGACGAGGCAGGGCGACGCCCTCGACCGGGCCGAGGCCCTCGCCGCCCTGCTCCGGTCCCGGGCGATCGACCTGACCCACACCTTCGACGAGCGGACGATCTACTGGCCGAAGGACGAGCACTTCCACCACGATCGGACCCGATGGGGCGAGCAGGATGGGGGAGGTTGGTACGCCTCGGCCACCTACGGCGGCAGCGAGCACGGCGGCACCCATCTCGACAGCCCGATCCACTTCGCCGAGGGCCGGGCCACCACCGACCAGATCCCGGTCCGGTCCCTCATCGGCCCGGCCGTCGTCGTCGACGTGGCAGGGGCCTGCGACGAGGACCGGGACTACGAACTCCGGGTCGAGGACCTGACCTCCTGGGAGGCCGACCACGGCCCTATCCCCGACGGGGCGATCGTCCTGGTCCGCACCGGCTTCGGCGCGTTCTGGCCCGACAAGAAGCGTTACCTCGGCACCGACACCCCCGGCGACGTCGACAACCTGCACTTCCCCGGCATCGGCCCCGAGGCGGCCCGCTGGCTCGTCGCCGAGCGGGCCATCTCCGGCATCGGCCTGGATACGGCGAGCCTCGACCACGGCCCCTCGACCGACTTCGACGCCCACCGGATCCTCAACGGCGCCGGCCTGTTCGGCCTGGAGAACGTCGCCAACCTCGACCAGCTCCCCGAGGCCGGGGCGGTCGTGATCGCCCTCCCCATGAAGATCGGCGGTGGCAGCGGCGGCCCGACCCGGATCGTCGCCATCCTGCCCGAACGTTGA
- a CDS encoding TVP38/TMEM64 family protein — MNFRRKLILLVVAIVVVLLTPYFIWHDEMDAYFASEGYQRWLLSVKPFAWMIGIALIVGDLVLPVPTPPVMATLGTLYGTVLGGLIASTGSVLAGLTAYGLARAFGDRGARMIASEEELVEFRRFFDNWGAAGIIASRALPILPEVLTLLAGLAGMHLGRFVLSLVLGSVPVGLLMAFAGDWAGESSTLLLVLTLIPAALWIATLLVLGRRSRAEVEAEMAPAEAVAAEPEDLGG; from the coding sequence ATGAATTTCCGACGCAAGCTGATCCTCCTGGTCGTCGCCATCGTGGTCGTCCTGCTGACGCCGTACTTCATCTGGCACGACGAGATGGACGCCTACTTCGCCTCGGAGGGCTACCAGCGTTGGCTGCTGTCGGTCAAGCCGTTCGCGTGGATGATCGGCATCGCCCTGATCGTCGGCGACCTGGTGCTGCCGGTTCCGACGCCCCCGGTGATGGCCACGCTGGGGACGCTCTACGGCACGGTGCTCGGCGGCCTGATCGCCTCGACCGGCTCGGTGCTGGCGGGCCTGACCGCCTACGGCCTGGCCCGGGCCTTCGGCGACAGGGGGGCCCGGATGATCGCCAGCGAGGAGGAGCTGGTCGAGTTCCGCCGCTTCTTCGACAACTGGGGGGCCGCCGGGATCATCGCGTCGAGGGCCCTGCCGATCCTGCCCGAGGTGCTCACCCTGCTGGCCGGCCTGGCCGGGATGCACCTGGGGCGGTTCGTGCTCTCGCTGGTGCTCGGCTCGGTGCCGGTCGGCCTGCTGATGGCCTTCGCCGGCGACTGGGCCGGGGAGTCGTCGACGCTGCTGCTCGTGCTGACCTTGATCCCCGCCGCGCTCTGGATCGCCACCCTGCTGGTCCTGGGGCGGCGCTCTCGGGCCGAGGTCGAGGCGGAGATGGCCCCCGCCGAGGCGGTCGCCGCCGAGCCGGAGGACCTGGGCGGCTGA
- a CDS encoding 3-keto-disaccharide hydrolase — translation MTWNRPRSPIAPALLLLLLTTAVPTDPARGGDDDATAPPPAPLVLFDGKALDGWEPTDFYKPGEVAVEDGAIVLGLSPASGGMTGITSTRTDLPRTDYELSYRAKRVSGRDFFAAATFPVGETYLTLVNGGWGGTVTGLSSIDGADASENLTGTFREYENGTWYAFKVRVTDASIRCWVDDEQIVTFDPRGHHLGTRLETSFNQPLGFATWETSGAIKEIVIRPLSPEEVAAETQAAESP, via the coding sequence ATGACCTGGAACCGACCCCGCTCCCCGATCGCCCCGGCCCTGCTGCTGCTGCTGCTGACGACGGCGGTGCCGACCGACCCGGCCCGGGGCGGCGACGACGACGCGACCGCACCGCCGCCCGCCCCCCTCGTCCTGTTCGACGGCAAGGCCCTCGACGGCTGGGAGCCGACCGACTTCTACAAGCCCGGCGAGGTGGCCGTCGAGGACGGCGCGATCGTCCTCGGCCTGAGCCCCGCCTCCGGGGGCATGACCGGCATCACCTCCACCCGCACCGACCTGCCCAGGACCGACTACGAGCTGTCCTACCGGGCCAAACGCGTCTCCGGCCGGGACTTCTTCGCCGCCGCCACCTTCCCTGTGGGGGAGACCTACCTCACCCTGGTCAACGGGGGCTGGGGGGGGACCGTCACCGGCCTCTCCAGCATCGACGGCGCCGACGCCTCGGAGAACCTCACCGGCACCTTCCGGGAGTACGAGAACGGCACCTGGTACGCCTTCAAGGTCCGGGTCACCGACGCCTCGATCCGCTGCTGGGTCGACGACGAGCAGATCGTCACCTTCGACCCCCGGGGCCACCACCTCGGCACCCGGCTGGAGACGAGCTTCAACCAGCCGCTCGGCTTCGCCACCTGGGAGACCTCCGGCGCGATCAAGGAGATCGTCATCCGCCCCCTCTCCCCCGAGGAGGTCGCCGCCGAGACCCAGGCCGCCGAGTCTCCCTGA
- a CDS encoding adenylate/guanylate cyclase domain-containing protein — MGTPSVWIRISEPQGVVFDRRFEGPVLLGRQGDGTGAEPMFGVGRDDEEGIDRLVIAPLEERDVSRRHLLIEPIGGGRVRLSNRSDRVRVSTSDGRPPIGPGQADELELPVTLGVGRRAVRLLASPEDAPPVGPDAHRSLGLAALPPGCSSGAIGDQLRRLRGRERAGPGSGPGEVGPEAVAHWFQATIAVLQDAACAPDFYRKAAEAMVAFVGLSNGWVLTWDDERGEWVERVHHAAPDSTGESRPSASLLARVRESRTTSWIAPDCGVGAEASLARMRVSAAVAAPIQGRDGVVIGVLYGDRGPDPSGTGRFSQLEALLVELLAGGVAAGLARQESEAEASRRRVQFELFFSSDLARALELDPALLDPRIREATVMFGDIRGFSRLSESMGPECVCALVNDVMDAVTDRVREHSGVVVDYIGDGFIALWNAPAEQPDHAAMACRAALAIQRALPAIGARWADQLTRPLRVGIGINTGPVTVGNTGSTRRFKYGPLGHTVNLASRAEGATKSFGVPVLITGAVRDRIGAEFGLRKLARARVVGIDRPVELVELHEPDDPEWSLLRDRYEEALSHFEAARFAASCRILQAMMERDDGQFDVPGLNLLALAVQHLKSPPAEPFDPTIELTSK, encoded by the coding sequence ATGGGAACCCCCTCCGTGTGGATCCGGATCTCCGAGCCGCAGGGGGTCGTCTTCGACCGCCGCTTCGAGGGCCCGGTCCTGCTGGGACGGCAGGGAGACGGCACCGGCGCCGAGCCGATGTTCGGGGTCGGCCGGGACGACGAGGAGGGGATCGACCGGCTGGTCATCGCGCCCCTCGAGGAGCGGGACGTCTCCCGGCGTCACCTGCTGATCGAGCCGATCGGTGGGGGGCGTGTCCGCCTGTCGAACCGGAGCGACCGCGTCCGGGTGTCGACCTCCGACGGCCGCCCCCCGATCGGCCCGGGGCAGGCCGACGAGCTGGAGTTGCCCGTCACCCTGGGCGTCGGGCGCCGGGCGGTCCGGCTGCTGGCCTCCCCTGAGGACGCCCCCCCGGTGGGCCCCGACGCGCACCGGTCGCTCGGCCTGGCGGCCCTGCCCCCCGGCTGCTCGTCCGGGGCGATCGGCGACCAGCTCCGTCGGCTCCGGGGCCGGGAGCGGGCCGGGCCGGGCTCGGGCCCCGGCGAGGTCGGCCCCGAGGCCGTCGCGCACTGGTTCCAGGCCACGATTGCCGTCCTGCAGGACGCCGCCTGCGCCCCCGACTTCTACCGCAAGGCCGCCGAGGCGATGGTCGCCTTCGTCGGCCTCTCCAACGGCTGGGTCCTGACCTGGGACGACGAGCGGGGCGAGTGGGTGGAGCGCGTCCACCACGCCGCCCCCGACTCGACCGGGGAGAGCCGCCCGAGCGCCTCGCTCCTGGCCCGGGTCCGGGAGTCGAGGACCACCTCCTGGATCGCCCCCGACTGCGGGGTCGGGGCCGAGGCCAGCCTCGCCCGGATGCGGGTCTCGGCGGCCGTGGCGGCGCCGATCCAGGGGAGGGACGGCGTCGTCATCGGCGTCCTCTACGGCGACCGGGGCCCCGATCCCTCCGGCACCGGCCGGTTCTCGCAGCTGGAGGCGCTGCTCGTCGAGCTGCTGGCCGGGGGCGTGGCCGCCGGGCTGGCCCGGCAGGAGTCGGAGGCCGAGGCCTCCCGGCGCCGGGTGCAGTTCGAGCTGTTCTTCTCCAGCGACCTGGCCCGGGCCCTGGAGCTGGACCCCGCCCTGCTGGATCCCCGGATCCGCGAGGCCACCGTGATGTTCGGCGACATCCGGGGCTTCTCCCGGCTGTCCGAGTCGATGGGCCCGGAGTGCGTCTGCGCCCTGGTCAACGACGTGATGGACGCCGTCACGGACCGGGTCCGGGAGCACTCCGGGGTGGTCGTCGACTACATCGGCGACGGCTTCATCGCGCTCTGGAACGCCCCCGCCGAGCAGCCCGACCACGCCGCGATGGCCTGCCGGGCCGCCCTGGCCATCCAGCGGGCCCTGCCCGCCATCGGCGCCCGGTGGGCCGACCAGCTGACCCGCCCCCTCCGGGTGGGCATCGGCATCAACACCGGCCCGGTCACGGTCGGGAACACCGGCAGCACCCGACGCTTCAAGTACGGGCCGCTCGGCCACACGGTGAACCTCGCCAGCCGGGCCGAGGGGGCGACCAAGTCCTTCGGCGTGCCGGTGCTCATCACCGGGGCCGTCCGCGACCGCATCGGCGCCGAGTTCGGCCTCCGCAAGCTGGCCCGCGCCCGGGTGGTCGGCATCGACCGGCCCGTCGAGCTGGTCGAGCTGCACGAGCCCGACGACCCGGAGTGGTCCCTCCTCCGGGACCGCTACGAGGAGGCCCTCTCCCACTTCGAGGCCGCCCGGTTCGCCGCCTCCTGCCGGATCCTGCAGGCGATGATGGAGCGCGACGACGGCCAGTTCGACGTCCCCGGCCTGAACCTGCTGGCCCTGGCCGTGCAGCACCTCAAGTCCCCCCCGGCCGAGCCGTTCGACCCGACGATCGAGCTGACCTCGAAGTGA
- a CDS encoding DUF1501 domain-containing protein, translating into MMTLGGPSHRYCDGRTRRSFLKIGGLAMGGLGLPHLLRAEQAAGVGRSHKAVIMVYLSGGLSHQDTFDLKPEAPEEIRGEFAPIDTSVPGVRFGELLPKLAGCADKLAVIRSIVGLRDEHTSWQNLTGYPMGQAQREGKPHFGSVVTRLRGDVNGVVPPFCDLFPTMQHRPYNSGGPGLLGLSYAGARLGDGDQELMTQTKVEPARFDRRKALLDRFDDWRDRVDSQPVDGMDAFYRRAFDVLTSDTVAKALDPTREDPRVRDRYGVGSSTHLGDGAPMWNDQLLIARRLVEAGARVVTVAYGFWDTHGNNFDHLRTHLPLFDQGISALVEDLHARGLEKDVTVVVWGEFGRTPKINKDAGRDHWAKVNSALLAGGGLDVGQVIGSTDKVAGSAVSTPIHYQDVLATVYDRLGIDPHGFVDDLAGRPIPILPSTARPIRQLI; encoded by the coding sequence ATGATGACGCTCGGCGGCCCGTCGCACCGCTACTGCGACGGACGGACTCGGCGGTCGTTCCTCAAGATCGGCGGCCTGGCGATGGGGGGCCTCGGCCTGCCGCACCTGCTCCGGGCGGAGCAGGCGGCGGGGGTGGGTCGGTCGCACAAGGCGGTCATCATGGTCTACCTGTCCGGCGGGCTCTCCCACCAGGACACGTTCGACCTGAAGCCCGAGGCCCCGGAGGAGATCCGGGGCGAGTTCGCCCCGATCGACACGAGCGTGCCCGGCGTCCGGTTCGGCGAGCTGCTGCCGAAGCTCGCCGGGTGCGCCGACAAGCTCGCGGTGATCCGGTCGATCGTCGGCCTGAGGGACGAGCACACGAGCTGGCAGAACCTGACCGGCTACCCGATGGGCCAGGCCCAGCGCGAGGGGAAGCCGCACTTCGGCTCGGTCGTCACCCGGTTGCGGGGGGACGTGAACGGGGTCGTGCCGCCCTTCTGCGACCTGTTCCCGACGATGCAGCACCGGCCGTATAACAGCGGGGGGCCCGGACTCCTCGGCCTCTCCTACGCCGGGGCCCGGCTCGGCGACGGCGACCAAGAGCTGATGACCCAGACGAAGGTCGAGCCCGCCCGGTTCGACCGCCGCAAGGCCCTGCTCGACCGCTTCGACGACTGGCGGGACCGGGTCGACAGCCAGCCCGTCGACGGCATGGACGCCTTCTACCGCCGCGCCTTCGACGTGCTCACCTCCGACACGGTGGCGAAGGCCCTCGACCCCACCCGGGAAGATCCCCGAGTCCGGGACCGCTATGGCGTCGGCTCCTCGACGCACCTGGGGGACGGCGCCCCGATGTGGAACGATCAATTGCTGATCGCCCGGAGGCTGGTCGAGGCCGGGGCCCGGGTGGTCACCGTCGCCTACGGATTCTGGGACACCCACGGCAACAACTTCGACCACCTCCGCACGCACCTCCCCCTGTTCGACCAGGGCATCTCGGCGCTGGTCGAGGACCTCCACGCCCGGGGCCTGGAGAAGGACGTGACCGTGGTCGTCTGGGGCGAGTTCGGCCGCACCCCGAAGATCAACAAGGACGCCGGCCGCGACCACTGGGCGAAGGTCAACAGCGCCCTGCTCGCCGGCGGCGGCCTGGACGTCGGCCAGGTGATCGGCTCGACCGACAAGGTCGCCGGGTCGGCCGTCTCGACCCCGATCCACTACCAGGACGTGCTGGCGACCGTCTACGACCGCCTCGGGATCGACCCCCACGGCTTCGTCGACGACCTGGCCGGCCGGCCGATCCCGATCCTGCCCAGCACCGCCCGGCCGATCCGGCAGCTGATCTGA